The following coding sequences are from one Enterococcus sp. 4G2_DIV0659 window:
- the lexA gene encoding transcriptional repressor LexA, with product MVKRTDTRQIEVLKYIYEQVELKGYPPTVREIGKAVDLSSTSTVHGHLARLEKKGLILRDPTKPRAIELTPEGLERIGVQPTVIPMLGVVTAGEPILAVEEASDFFPLPPDLKSEENTLFMLTIRGESMINAGILDGDQVIVRKQASALNGDIVIAMTDEDEATCKRFFKEFDHIRLQPENDALEPIILENVSILGKVVGLYRNHI from the coding sequence TTGGTGAAACGTACAGACACAAGACAAATTGAAGTACTAAAATATATATATGAGCAAGTTGAACTTAAAGGCTATCCCCCCACTGTTCGGGAAATTGGAAAAGCAGTAGATCTTTCCTCTACCTCCACTGTTCATGGACATTTAGCACGTTTAGAGAAAAAAGGATTGATTTTACGTGACCCTACTAAACCAAGAGCCATCGAGCTTACCCCAGAAGGTCTTGAACGAATCGGTGTCCAACCGACAGTGATTCCTATGTTAGGAGTGGTTACAGCTGGAGAACCGATTTTAGCAGTTGAGGAAGCTTCTGACTTTTTCCCACTTCCACCCGATTTAAAATCAGAAGAAAATACATTGTTTATGTTAACGATTAGAGGTGAAAGTATGATCAACGCCGGCATCCTTGATGGTGACCAGGTGATTGTTCGTAAACAAGCTTCCGCTCTAAATGGAGATATCGTTATCGCTATGACCGACGAGGATGAAGCTACTTGCAAGCGATTCTTTAAAGAGTTTGATCATATTCGCTTACAACCAGAAAATGATGCTTTAGAACCAATTATATTAGAAAATGTAAGTATTTTAGGGAAAGTTGTTGGCTTATACCGCAATCATATTTAA
- a CDS encoding glucosaminidase domain-containing protein: protein MEEKKTRSSRHQHKERVISSKKIAAAVGTSLVFLPVASNLLPISVQAEQQGAASQQAFIDSIAYSAASVASANDLYASVMIAQALLESSYGTSGLAAAPNYNLFGVKGSYGGQTVYMPTSEYLNGEWVTVNEPFRSYPSYAESFQDHANVLRTTMASSGNYHYYGVWKSNTSNYTDATAALAGRYATDPNYASKLNWLIATYNLTDYDWGTPDSASTSGNTTFDLTALGQSSASVANASGTTYTVASGDTLWAIAEKNGLSVDQLMTLNGLSAELITVGQVLQIA, encoded by the coding sequence ATGGAAGAGAAAAAAACAAGAAGTAGTAGGCACCAGCATAAAGAACGTGTGATCAGCAGTAAGAAAATTGCAGCTGCAGTAGGAACTTCGCTAGTTTTTCTTCCTGTTGCAAGTAATTTATTACCTATAAGTGTACAAGCAGAACAACAAGGAGCAGCGTCTCAACAAGCATTTATTGATTCTATCGCCTATTCAGCTGCTTCAGTTGCAAGTGCAAATGATTTATATGCATCTGTAATGATTGCTCAAGCTTTACTTGAAAGTAGTTATGGTACATCTGGTTTGGCTGCGGCACCGAACTATAATTTATTTGGTGTGAAAGGTAGCTACGGTGGTCAAACAGTTTATATGCCTACCTCAGAATACTTAAATGGTGAATGGGTTACAGTGAATGAACCATTTAGGAGTTATCCATCATACGCTGAATCGTTCCAAGATCATGCCAACGTTCTTAGAACAACAATGGCATCTAGCGGAAATTATCACTACTATGGCGTTTGGAAGAGTAACACCTCAAATTATACAGATGCTACTGCAGCTTTAGCTGGACGCTACGCTACAGATCCTAATTACGCCAGTAAATTAAACTGGCTGATAGCGACATATAACTTAACTGATTATGATTGGGGTACCCCCGACAGCGCATCAACAAGTGGGAATACAACATTTGACTTAACTGCGCTTGGGCAAAGCAGTGCCAGTGTAGCAAATGCTAGTGGTACTACTTATACGGTTGCTTCTGGGGACACTTTGTGGGCGATTGCAGAAAAGAATGGTCTTTCAGTAGACCAACTGATGACACTTAACGGTTTGTCAGCTGAATTGATCACAGTAGGCCAAGTTTTACAAATTGCATAA
- a CDS encoding 4-hydroxy-3-methylbut-2-enyl diphosphate reductase, giving the protein MKIINISPRGYCYGVVDAMVIARNASLDETLPRPIYILGMIVHNKHVTDAFESIGIHTLEGENREEILSKVDRGTVIFTAHGTSPKVKELAIEKGLTVIDATCPDVMITHELIAEKVSEGYEIIYIGKKNHPEPEGALGVSPEHVHLVSNAQEISNLTLDAKKIFVTNQTTMSQWDVSDLMDAIQEKYPHVLIHKDICKATQVRQEAVVEQAQGCDLTIVVGDPKSNNSNRLAQVSIEQANVPAHRISDVSQIDPAWLIGVNQIAVTAGASTPTQIVREVIEYLKNFDEHDTTTYKQSSTTTAEAILPRPRIKDLTKNRQRRLEELRAGKR; this is encoded by the coding sequence ATGAAAATTATAAATATCAGCCCACGAGGTTATTGTTATGGTGTCGTAGACGCTATGGTCATTGCTAGAAATGCCTCTTTAGATGAAACCTTACCTCGTCCGATCTACATATTAGGAATGATCGTGCATAATAAACATGTTACTGATGCGTTTGAAAGCATTGGTATTCATACGTTAGAAGGGGAAAATCGTGAAGAAATTTTATCGAAAGTTGATCGCGGAACAGTAATTTTTACTGCTCACGGAACATCACCTAAAGTAAAAGAATTAGCAATCGAAAAAGGCTTAACTGTGATTGATGCTACGTGTCCAGATGTAATGATCACACATGAATTAATTGCCGAAAAAGTTTCTGAAGGCTATGAAATTATCTACATCGGAAAGAAAAATCACCCTGAACCTGAAGGCGCACTTGGCGTTTCTCCAGAACATGTTCATCTAGTGTCTAATGCGCAAGAAATTTCTAATTTAACACTCGATGCTAAAAAAATCTTTGTAACAAACCAAACAACAATGAGTCAATGGGATGTTAGTGACTTAATGGATGCCATTCAAGAGAAATATCCTCATGTTCTTATTCACAAAGACATTTGTAAAGCAACTCAAGTAAGGCAAGAAGCAGTCGTTGAACAAGCTCAAGGATGTGATTTGACCATCGTTGTAGGTGATCCGAAAAGTAATAACAGTAATCGTTTAGCTCAAGTGTCTATCGAACAAGCAAACGTTCCAGCACATCGAATCTCTGACGTATCACAAATTGATCCTGCTTGGTTGATAGGCGTCAATCAAATCGCAGTGACAGCGGGAGCTTCAACGCCTACGCAAATTGTTCGTGAAGTCATTGAATATTTGAAGAATTTCGATGAACATGATACAACTACTTACAAACAAAGCTCAACAACAACTGCTGAAGCGATTCTGCCTAGACCAAGAATCAAAGATTTAACTAAGAATCGACAACGTCGTCTAGAAGAATTACGCGCTGGAAAAAGATAA
- the tkt gene encoding transketolase — protein sequence MFDNTDQLGVNTIRTLSIEAVQKANSGHPGLPMGAAPMAYALWTKHLKVNPKTSTNWVDRDRFILSAGHGSAMLYSLLHLAGYGVTMDDLKSFRQWDSKTPGHPEVHHTDGVEATTGPLGQGIAMAVGMAMAEAHTAAVYNRDSFPVIDHYTYALCGDGDLMEGVSQEASSMAGHMKLGKLIVLYDSNDISLDGPTSKAFTENVGARYEAYGWQHILVKDGNDLEEISRAIEAAKAESDKPTLIEVKTVIGYGAPKEGTSSVHGAPIGAEGITAAKAVYGWDYPDFTVPEEVAARFKETMVDEGGKAEDKWNEMFENYTKQHPELAKQFQQAFADELPENWDSELPTYEVGSSAASRVTSKETIQAISKAVPSFWGGSADLSASNNTMVAAEKDFEPGQYEGRNIWFGVREFAMAAAMNGIQLHGGSRVYGGTFFVFTDYLRPAVRLAAIQHTPVTYVLTHDSVAVGEDGPTHEPVEQLASIRCMPGVQVLRPADGNETVAAWKIAMTTKDAPTVLVLSRQNLPVIEGTKEKADEFVQKGAYVISPQQGGKPEGILIATGSEVNLAIEAQKALAEQGKDVSVVSMPSFDLFEKQTADYKESVLPSEITKRVAIEAASPFGWERYVGTAGTTVTINHFGASAPGDLVLNEFGFTTENVVSKYNSL from the coding sequence TTGTTCGACAACACTGATCAGTTAGGCGTCAACACGATTCGCACATTAAGTATCGAAGCAGTTCAAAAAGCAAACTCAGGTCACCCAGGCTTACCAATGGGTGCTGCCCCAATGGCTTATGCACTATGGACAAAACACTTAAAAGTAAATCCTAAAACATCAACAAATTGGGTCGATAGAGACCGTTTTATTCTTTCAGCGGGACATGGGTCAGCAATGCTATACAGCTTGCTTCACTTAGCCGGCTATGGTGTAACAATGGATGATCTGAAAAGTTTCCGTCAATGGGACAGCAAAACTCCTGGGCATCCAGAAGTGCATCATACAGATGGTGTTGAAGCAACTACAGGGCCTTTAGGTCAAGGGATTGCGATGGCTGTTGGTATGGCGATGGCAGAAGCGCATACAGCGGCTGTCTACAATCGTGATAGTTTCCCTGTCATTGATCACTACACGTATGCATTATGTGGAGATGGTGACTTGATGGAAGGTGTTTCTCAAGAAGCTAGTTCAATGGCTGGACATATGAAATTAGGCAAACTGATTGTGTTATACGATTCAAATGACATCTCTTTGGATGGACCGACATCAAAAGCCTTTACTGAAAATGTAGGTGCTCGCTATGAAGCATACGGTTGGCAACATATTTTAGTAAAAGATGGCAATGATTTAGAAGAAATTTCTAGAGCAATTGAAGCTGCAAAAGCTGAATCTGATAAACCAACATTGATTGAAGTCAAAACAGTCATTGGTTATGGTGCACCGAAAGAAGGAACATCTTCTGTTCATGGCGCGCCAATCGGAGCAGAAGGAATTACTGCTGCAAAAGCTGTTTATGGTTGGGATTATCCAGATTTCACAGTTCCAGAAGAAGTTGCTGCTCGCTTCAAGGAAACAATGGTCGACGAAGGCGGCAAAGCTGAAGATAAATGGAATGAAATGTTTGAAAACTATACAAAACAGCATCCTGAATTAGCAAAACAATTTCAGCAAGCTTTCGCTGATGAGCTTCCTGAAAATTGGGATAGCGAGTTGCCAACATATGAGGTAGGATCAAGTGCGGCTAGCCGTGTTACAAGTAAAGAAACGATTCAAGCGATTTCGAAAGCTGTTCCAAGTTTCTGGGGTGGTTCTGCCGATTTATCAGCATCTAATAACACAATGGTTGCAGCAGAAAAAGATTTTGAACCTGGACAATATGAAGGGCGCAATATTTGGTTCGGTGTTCGTGAATTTGCAATGGCAGCTGCAATGAATGGGATTCAATTACATGGTGGTAGTCGTGTGTACGGCGGAACATTCTTTGTTTTTACCGATTATTTACGTCCGGCAGTTCGTCTAGCTGCTATTCAACATACGCCAGTAACTTACGTACTAACACATGATTCTGTAGCTGTTGGAGAAGATGGTCCAACACATGAACCTGTAGAACAACTAGCAAGCATTCGCTGTATGCCTGGTGTACAAGTGTTACGTCCAGCAGATGGTAATGAAACTGTTGCTGCTTGGAAAATTGCGATGACAACAAAAGATGCCCCAACAGTTTTAGTTCTAAGTCGACAAAACTTACCAGTAATTGAAGGGACTAAAGAAAAAGCAGATGAGTTTGTTCAAAAAGGTGCGTATGTAATTTCTCCGCAACAAGGTGGGAAGCCTGAAGGGATTTTAATTGCAACTGGCTCAGAAGTCAACTTAGCCATCGAAGCTCAAAAAGCACTTGCTGAACAAGGTAAAGACGTTTCTGTTGTTTCAATGCCAAGTTTTGATTTATTTGAAAAACAAACAGCTGACTATAAAGAATCTGTTTTACCATCAGAAATAACAAAACGAGTAGCAATTGAGGCAGCATCACCATTTGGATGGGAACGTTATGTAGGCACAGCAGGTACAACTGTAACAATTAATCACTTTGGTGCTTCTGCACCTGGCGATTTAGTATTGAACGAATTCGGTTTTACAACTGAAAACGTTGTTTCAAAATATAACAGTTTGTAA
- a CDS encoding DUF896 family protein, with product MLSSEKMNRINELAKKAKEKQLTEKEKEEQKVLRQEYLAAFRGGMRHHIEGMKVVDPKGNDVTPEKLKKIQKAKGLHNRK from the coding sequence ATGTTATCATCAGAAAAAATGAATCGCATCAATGAACTAGCTAAAAAAGCGAAGGAAAAGCAATTGACAGAAAAAGAAAAAGAAGAACAAAAAGTCCTTCGTCAGGAATATTTAGCTGCTTTTAGAGGTGGAATGCGTCATCATATTGAAGGAATGAAAGTTGTTGACCCTAAAGGAAATGATGTAACTCCAGAAAAATTGAAAAAGATTCAAAAAGCAAAAGGTTTGCATAACAGAAAATAA
- a CDS encoding dihydrofolate reductase — protein MLAAIWAQDEQGTIGKDNQLPWHLPNDLKFFKQMTENNTIVMGRKTFEGMGASPLPNRQTIVLTSDPSYQANGVKVFHTVDEVVKYAEAFSGITFIAGGSAVYEEFLPYCDVLYRTVIFYTFEGDTQFPEVSWDEWTMINLSEGERDEKNQYPYQFETYQRKVAIE, from the coding sequence ATGCTAGCAGCCATATGGGCGCAAGATGAACAAGGGACAATTGGTAAAGATAATCAATTACCTTGGCATCTGCCAAATGATTTAAAGTTTTTTAAACAGATGACTGAAAATAACACGATTGTTATGGGGAGAAAAACGTTTGAAGGGATGGGGGCAAGCCCCCTACCTAATCGTCAAACGATTGTTCTCACGAGCGATCCAAGTTATCAAGCGAATGGCGTAAAAGTTTTTCACACAGTTGATGAGGTAGTGAAGTATGCAGAAGCCTTTTCCGGAATTACTTTTATCGCAGGTGGGTCAGCTGTTTACGAGGAATTTTTACCTTATTGTGATGTCTTATATCGTACAGTTATTTTCTATACGTTTGAAGGAGATACACAATTTCCTGAGGTTTCTTGGGATGAGTGGACGATGATCAACCTCAGTGAGGGAGAGCGTGACGAAAAAAATCAATATCCTTATCAGTTTGAAACTTATCAAAGAAAAGTTGCGATTGAATAA